One window from the genome of Thermus sediminis encodes:
- a CDS encoding proline dehydrogenase: protein MSLDLAYRSFVLSVAGRKGVERLIKTRARGLVRRYVAGETLEEALKAAEALEEKGVHAILDLLGEMVRSEGEARAFQGQILDLVRSLAQRPWPKYVSLKPSQLGLDLSEGLARELLREILKEAEPRGVFVRLDMEDSPRVEATLRLYKGLREEGFSQVGLVLQSYLFRTEKDLWDLLPYRPNLRLVKGAYREPKEVAFQDKRLIDAEFLHLGKLALKEGLYVAFATHDPRLIAEVKRYTKAMGVPREGFEFQFLYGVRPEAQRRLAQEGYRVRAYVPYGKDWYPYLTRRIAERPENLFLVLRSLLGG, encoded by the coding sequence ATGAGCCTGGACTTGGCCTATCGGTCCTTTGTCCTTAGCGTGGCGGGGAGGAAGGGGGTGGAGCGCCTCATCAAGACCCGGGCCCGGGGCCTGGTGCGGCGCTACGTGGCCGGGGAGACCTTAGAGGAGGCCCTAAAGGCGGCGGAGGCCCTGGAGGAGAAGGGCGTCCACGCCATCCTGGACCTCCTAGGGGAGATGGTGAGGAGCGAGGGGGAGGCCAGGGCCTTTCAGGGGCAGATCCTGGATCTAGTCCGATCCTTGGCCCAAAGGCCCTGGCCCAAGTACGTCTCCCTCAAGCCCTCCCAGCTGGGCTTGGACCTCTCCGAGGGGCTGGCCCGGGAGCTCCTAAGGGAAATCCTCAAGGAGGCCGAGCCCAGGGGGGTCTTCGTCCGCCTGGACATGGAGGACTCCCCCCGGGTGGAGGCCACCCTGCGCCTCTACAAGGGCCTAAGGGAGGAGGGGTTTTCCCAGGTGGGCCTCGTCCTCCAGAGCTACCTCTTCCGCACGGAAAAGGACCTCTGGGACCTCCTCCCCTACCGGCCCAACCTGCGCCTGGTCAAGGGGGCCTACCGGGAGCCCAAGGAGGTGGCCTTCCAGGACAAGCGGCTCATTGACGCCGAGTTCCTGCACCTGGGGAAGCTGGCCCTAAAGGAAGGCCTTTACGTGGCCTTCGCCACCCACGATCCCCGCCTCATCGCCGAGGTGAAGCGCTACACAAAGGCCATGGGCGTCCCCAGGGAGGGCTTTGAGTTCCAGTTCCTCTACGGGGTGCGCCCCGAGGCGCAAAGGCGCCTGGCCCAGGAGGGGTACAGGGTAAGAGCCTACGTGCCCTACGGCAAGGACTGGTACCCCTACCTGACCCGGCGCATCGCCGAGAGGCCGGAGAACCTGTTTCTGGTGCTGAGAAGCCTCTTAGGAGGCTAG
- a CDS encoding DNA topoisomerase subunit B, producing MSYDASAIKVLKGLEGVRHRPAMYIGGTGMEGYHHLFKEILDNAVDEALAGYAKEIVATLNPDGSLTVEDNGRGIPVDLMPEEGKPAVEVIYTTLHSGGKFESGAYKVSGGLHGVGASVVNALSEWTVVEVFREGKHYRIAFSRGEVTEPLKEVGPAPKGKTGTRVTFKPDPLIFGNLAFDPSKLRARLKEVGFLVAGLRLVFRDLIHGKEEVFQDKGGVASFAKALAEGEELLYEKPFFLRGQEGEVEVEVGLIHTKSYNAEILSYANMIPTRDGGTHLTAFKSAYSRALNQYAKKAGLNKEKGPQPTGDDLLEGLYAVISVKLPKPQFEGQTKGKLLNPEAGTAVGQVVYERLLEILEENPRIAKTIYEKALRAAQAREAARKARELVRRQNPLESDDLPGKLADCQTENPEEAELFIVEGDSAGGSAKQGRDRRFQAILPLRGKILNVEKAGLSKALKNAEVRAMVAAIGAGIGGDGEAHFDLEGLRYHKIIIMTDADVDGSHIRTLLLTFFYRYMRPLIEKGFVYIAQPPLYRLQVGKRVEYLYSDEELSARLKELEGKGYEVQRFKGLGEMNPEQLWETTMNPERRVLKRVELQDALEASELFEKLMGQEVAPRREFIEEHARYAQIDV from the coding sequence GTGAGCTACGACGCGTCCGCCATCAAGGTGCTCAAGGGGTTAGAAGGGGTGCGCCACCGCCCCGCCATGTACATCGGCGGCACGGGGATGGAGGGGTACCACCACCTCTTCAAGGAGATCCTAGACAACGCCGTGGACGAGGCCCTGGCGGGCTACGCCAAGGAGATCGTCGCCACCTTAAACCCGGACGGCTCCCTCACCGTGGAGGACAACGGCCGGGGCATCCCCGTAGACCTGATGCCCGAGGAGGGGAAGCCCGCGGTGGAGGTCATCTACACCACCCTGCACTCCGGGGGCAAGTTTGAGAGCGGGGCCTACAAGGTCTCCGGGGGCCTCCACGGGGTGGGGGCCAGCGTGGTGAACGCCCTCTCGGAGTGGACGGTGGTGGAGGTCTTCCGGGAGGGAAAGCACTACCGGATCGCCTTCAGCCGAGGGGAGGTGACCGAGCCCCTCAAGGAGGTGGGCCCCGCCCCCAAGGGGAAGACGGGCACCCGGGTCACCTTCAAGCCCGACCCCTTGATCTTCGGGAACCTGGCCTTTGACCCCAGCAAGCTCCGCGCCCGCCTCAAGGAGGTGGGCTTCCTGGTGGCGGGGCTTAGGCTCGTCTTCCGGGACCTCATCCACGGCAAGGAGGAGGTCTTCCAGGACAAGGGAGGGGTGGCCTCCTTCGCCAAGGCCCTGGCGGAGGGGGAGGAGCTCCTTTACGAGAAGCCCTTTTTCCTCCGCGGCCAGGAGGGGGAGGTGGAGGTGGAGGTGGGCCTCATCCACACCAAGAGCTACAACGCCGAGATCCTCAGCTACGCCAACATGATCCCCACCCGGGACGGGGGGACCCACCTCACCGCCTTCAAGTCCGCCTACAGCCGGGCCCTGAACCAGTACGCCAAGAAGGCGGGCCTCAACAAGGAAAAGGGGCCCCAGCCCACGGGGGATGACCTCCTGGAGGGCCTTTACGCGGTGATCTCGGTGAAGCTTCCCAAGCCCCAGTTTGAGGGGCAGACCAAGGGGAAGCTCCTAAACCCCGAGGCGGGGACGGCGGTGGGCCAGGTGGTCTACGAGAGGCTCCTGGAGATCCTGGAGGAGAACCCCCGCATCGCCAAGACCATTTACGAGAAGGCCCTAAGGGCGGCCCAGGCCCGGGAGGCAGCGAGGAAGGCCAGGGAGCTGGTGCGCCGCCAGAACCCCCTGGAGTCCGACGACCTCCCCGGGAAGCTCGCCGACTGCCAGACGGAAAACCCCGAGGAGGCGGAGCTTTTCATCGTGGAGGGGGACTCGGCGGGGGGAAGCGCCAAGCAGGGCCGGGACCGCCGCTTCCAGGCCATCCTGCCCCTGAGGGGCAAGATCCTCAACGTGGAGAAGGCGGGCCTCTCCAAGGCCCTGAAGAACGCCGAGGTGCGGGCCATGGTGGCCGCCATCGGGGCGGGGATCGGGGGCGACGGGGAGGCCCACTTTGACCTCGAGGGCCTCCGCTACCACAAGATCATCATCATGACCGACGCCGACGTGGACGGGAGCCACATCCGCACCCTCCTCCTCACCTTCTTCTACCGCTACATGCGCCCCCTCATCGAAAAGGGCTTCGTCTACATCGCCCAGCCCCCCCTCTACCGCCTCCAGGTGGGGAAGCGGGTGGAGTACCTCTACTCCGACGAGGAGCTTTCAGCAAGGCTCAAGGAGCTTGAGGGCAAGGGCTACGAGGTCCAGCGCTTCAAGGGCCTGGGGGAGATGAACCCCGAGCAGCTCTGGGAGACCACCATGAACCCCGAGAGGCGGGTCTTGAAAAGGGTGGAGCTCCAGGACGCCCTCGAGGCCAGCGAGCTCTTCGAAAAGCTCATGGGCCAGGAGGTGGCCCCCAGGCGGGAGTTCATTGAGGAGCACGCCCGCTACGCCCAGATCGACGTCTGA
- a CDS encoding SCP2 sterol-binding domain-containing protein, with product MELFGEAWAKAYCQNLNASEAYKKAASTWEGSLALAVRKDPGAGFPQGAAVVLDLWHGACRGVRVVEGEAEADFVIEADLATWQEVLEGRLEPLTALMRGLLELKRGTIAALAPYAQAAQELVKVARDVA from the coding sequence ATGGAGCTTTTCGGGGAGGCGTGGGCAAAGGCGTACTGCCAGAATCTGAACGCGAGCGAGGCCTACAAGAAGGCGGCCAGCACCTGGGAGGGCTCCTTGGCCCTGGCGGTGCGCAAGGACCCGGGGGCGGGGTTCCCCCAGGGGGCGGCCGTGGTCCTGGACCTCTGGCACGGGGCCTGCCGGGGGGTGAGGGTGGTGGAGGGGGAGGCCGAGGCCGACTTCGTCATTGAGGCCGACCTCGCCACCTGGCAGGAAGTCCTGGAGGGCCGGCTAGAACCCCTCACCGCCCTGATGCGGGGGCTTTTGGAGCTCAAGAGGGGCACCATCGCCGCCCTGGCCCCCTACGCCCAGGCGGCCCAGGAGCTCGTCAAGGTGGCCCGGGATGTGGCGTGA
- a CDS encoding GntR family transcriptional regulator, producing the protein MQVTGFRRPNQVREAVYGHLRGLLLSGRFAPGERLSEPLLAKELGVSRTPVREALMRLAEEGLVELVPGKGARVRVFTPEEVEEVYGARALLEGEAAREAALRATPWELSQLEAALKAIDEAPEGDYPEQMRRDLEFHRTLVRLSGNKTLYGLYEDLLATLALVRSAVPMLSQEEATRREHQAILEALRARDPEGARRAVEAHVFRFRDLVVGRLLEEV; encoded by the coding sequence ATGCAGGTCACGGGCTTCCGCCGGCCCAACCAGGTGCGCGAGGCGGTCTACGGCCACCTCAGGGGCCTCCTCCTCTCCGGCCGCTTCGCCCCTGGGGAAAGGCTTTCCGAGCCCCTCCTGGCCAAGGAGCTTGGGGTTTCCCGCACCCCCGTGCGGGAGGCCCTCATGCGCCTAGCGGAGGAGGGGCTGGTGGAGCTCGTCCCCGGCAAGGGGGCCAGGGTCAGGGTCTTCACCCCGGAAGAGGTGGAGGAGGTCTATGGGGCACGGGCCCTTCTGGAGGGGGAGGCGGCCAGGGAGGCGGCCCTCCGGGCCACGCCGTGGGAGCTATCCCAGCTGGAGGCCGCCCTTAAGGCCATAGACGAGGCCCCCGAGGGGGATTACCCGGAGCAGATGCGCCGGGACCTAGAGTTCCACCGCACCCTGGTGCGCCTCTCCGGGAACAAGACCCTCTACGGGCTCTACGAGGACCTCCTCGCCACCCTGGCCCTGGTCCGAAGCGCGGTGCCCATGCTCTCCCAGGAGGAGGCCACCCGGCGGGAGCACCAGGCTATCCTGGAGGCCCTGAGGGCCCGGGACCCCGAGGGGGCCAGGCGGGCGGTGGAAGCCCACGTCTTCCGCTTCCGCGACCTGGTGGTAGGGCGGCTTTTGGAGGAGGTATGA
- the hrpB gene encoding ATP-dependent helicase HrpB: MDWMGEAVALLKKGGRLLLKAYPGAGKSTLFPLKLLPALPGKILLFQPRRVAARAVAARLAENLGEPLGRTVGYRVRLEGREGRETRLLVMTEGLLLRLLLEDPTLEGVSAVLLDEAHERHLEGDLALALLLKVQEALRPDLKLALLTATPDGDLERALGGEVLALEGEGYPVEVFHLDRPPQGPLEPLAARYARKAFLEGEGDVLVFLPGKAEIERTRRLLEDLPTFPLHGGLPLREQAALLKPGPRKIVLATDVAETSLTLPQVRAVVDTGLAKKPRFDPRTGLTRLALVQIPEDSARQRAGRAGRTGPGRVYRLYPKGPFPPKRPEILEADLSRALLLALAFGERLEGLPLPTKPPKGALEAAWSLLRLLGAVEEEALTPLGRRMLTLPTHPRLARLALEAEEAGLLPLAADLMALLEEGLPEGEKDLMAHLEALLEARRGSPRGLAQVERTSALWRGRFGVDPLRTLPHPEAVGRLLLAAYPDRAAERLAPGRYRLATGPALRLEEGPPYLVAVGADLLEREGRVQLYAPLSREDLLERAEVALWTGWEEGRLKGYLERRLGALVLERLPVDPGPPTEAHLKEALKEGLPLPEEARQVLLRLRFLRSQGVGVPDLSEEALLENLSWLLTWTKGVRRQEDLKALPWKEILLGLLGEGRALLERLAPESVPLPGGRRKRLRYREDAPPLLSLRVQEAFGLKETPKVLEGRIPVVVELLSPAGRPVQVTQDLRSFWEKRYPEVRKELMRRYPKHPWPEEP, encoded by the coding sequence ATGGACTGGATGGGAGAGGCGGTGGCCCTCCTCAAGAAGGGGGGCCGCCTCCTCCTCAAGGCCTACCCCGGGGCGGGGAAGAGCACCCTCTTTCCCCTAAAGCTCCTCCCCGCTCTGCCTGGGAAGATCCTCCTCTTCCAGCCCAGGCGGGTGGCGGCCCGGGCGGTGGCGGCAAGGCTGGCGGAGAACCTGGGGGAGCCCTTGGGGAGGACCGTGGGCTACCGGGTGCGCCTGGAGGGGCGGGAGGGCCGGGAGACCCGCCTCCTGGTCATGACGGAGGGGCTTCTCCTCCGCCTCCTCCTGGAAGACCCCACCCTAGAGGGGGTCTCCGCCGTCCTCCTGGACGAGGCCCATGAGCGCCACCTGGAGGGGGACCTGGCCCTGGCCCTCCTCCTCAAGGTGCAAGAGGCCCTCCGCCCCGACCTCAAGCTCGCCCTCCTCACCGCCACCCCCGACGGGGACCTGGAGAGGGCCCTGGGAGGGGAGGTCCTGGCCCTCGAGGGGGAGGGCTACCCGGTGGAGGTCTTCCACCTGGACCGCCCTCCCCAGGGCCCCCTGGAGCCCCTGGCCGCCCGCTACGCCCGGAAGGCCTTCCTGGAGGGGGAGGGGGACGTCCTGGTCTTCCTCCCCGGCAAGGCGGAGATTGAGCGCACCCGGAGGCTTCTAGAGGACCTCCCCACCTTCCCCCTCCACGGGGGGCTTCCCCTTAGGGAGCAGGCCGCCCTCCTCAAGCCGGGCCCCAGGAAGATCGTCCTGGCCACGGACGTGGCCGAGACCAGCCTCACCCTGCCCCAGGTGCGGGCGGTGGTGGACACGGGCCTGGCCAAGAAGCCCCGCTTTGACCCCAGGACCGGCCTCACCCGCCTGGCCCTCGTCCAGATCCCCGAGGACTCCGCCCGCCAAAGGGCGGGCCGGGCGGGGCGCACCGGGCCGGGGCGGGTCTATCGCCTCTACCCCAAGGGCCCCTTCCCCCCCAAGCGGCCGGAAATCCTGGAAGCGGACCTCTCCCGGGCCCTCCTCCTGGCCCTGGCCTTCGGGGAGAGGCTGGAGGGGCTTCCCCTTCCCACCAAGCCCCCCAAGGGAGCCCTGGAGGCCGCCTGGAGCCTCCTCCGCCTCCTGGGGGCGGTGGAGGAGGAGGCCCTGACCCCTTTGGGGAGGCGGATGCTCACCCTCCCCACCCACCCCCGCCTGGCCCGGCTGGCCCTGGAGGCGGAGGAGGCGGGCCTCCTCCCCCTAGCCGCCGACCTCATGGCCCTCCTGGAGGAGGGCCTCCCGGAGGGGGAGAAGGACCTCATGGCCCATCTGGAGGCGCTCCTCGAGGCCCGCCGGGGAAGCCCAAGGGGCCTGGCCCAGGTGGAGAGGACGAGCGCCCTCTGGCGGGGGCGGTTCGGCGTGGACCCCCTTAGGACCCTTCCCCACCCCGAGGCCGTGGGGAGGCTCCTCCTCGCCGCCTACCCCGACCGGGCCGCGGAGCGCCTGGCCCCCGGGCGGTACCGCCTGGCCACCGGTCCCGCCCTGCGCCTGGAGGAGGGCCCCCCTTACCTGGTGGCCGTGGGGGCGGACCTCTTGGAAAGGGAGGGCCGGGTCCAGCTCTACGCTCCCCTCTCCCGGGAGGACCTTCTGGAGCGAGCGGAGGTGGCCCTGTGGACCGGATGGGAGGAGGGGAGGCTTAAGGGCTACCTGGAAAGGCGCCTGGGAGCCCTGGTCCTGGAACGCCTTCCCGTGGACCCCGGCCCCCCCACGGAGGCCCACCTCAAGGAGGCCCTGAAGGAGGGCCTCCCCCTCCCCGAGGAGGCCAGGCAGGTGCTCCTCCGCCTCCGCTTCCTGAGGTCCCAGGGGGTGGGGGTGCCCGATCTCTCCGAGGAGGCCCTCCTGGAGAACCTCTCCTGGCTTTTAACCTGGACGAAGGGGGTGCGCCGCCAGGAGGACCTGAAGGCCCTCCCTTGGAAGGAGATCCTCCTGGGCCTCCTGGGGGAGGGGCGGGCCCTTCTGGAGAGGCTGGCCCCGGAGAGCGTCCCCCTCCCCGGTGGGAGGAGGAAGCGCCTCCGCTACCGGGAAGATGCCCCGCCCCTCCTCTCCCTCCGGGTGCAGGAGGCCTTCGGCCTCAAGGAGACCCCGAAGGTCCTGGAGGGCCGCATTCCCGTGGTGGTGGAACTCCTCTCCCCCGCCGGACGGCCGGTCCAGGTCACCCAGGACCTGAGGAGTTTTTGGGAAAAGCGCTACCCCGAGGTGCGCAAGGAGCTCATGCGCCGCTACCCCAAGCACCCCTGGCCAGAGGAGCCCTAG
- a CDS encoding alcohol dehydrogenase family protein: MKAVFYHGPFQVAVEEVPEPRLEADTDAIIQVELAAICGSDLHIYHGKIAGVLPGTILGHEFVGRIVEKDPLVPFALGERVVGSFQVACGDCPACRKEQYFACLRGEVYGFGLALGNLQGSQAERVRVPFARQGLFPIGDLPAEEAILAGDILTTAYGGVRPFLTPGMSVAVVGSGPVGLLAQMVAHALGAGPVFAIDPEEARLEKAKGLGSVPINPKAEDPIGRIRQATEGLGAELVVEAVGGEGEALKTAFKLAAPGGVVSSLGVPTAEKLDYPWFPAFSRGITLRSALTNIPRYIGEVLSLQRVGRLRGSFVFSHRLPLEEAAEGYRLFHERRATKVALAP; encoded by the coding sequence GTGAAGGCGGTGTTCTACCACGGCCCCTTCCAGGTGGCCGTGGAGGAGGTGCCTGAGCCCCGCCTGGAGGCGGACACCGACGCCATCATTCAGGTGGAACTCGCCGCCATCTGCGGCTCCGACCTCCACATCTACCACGGCAAGATCGCCGGGGTCCTCCCTGGCACCATCCTGGGCCACGAGTTCGTGGGACGCATTGTGGAGAAGGACCCCCTGGTCCCCTTCGCCCTGGGGGAGCGGGTGGTGGGGAGCTTCCAGGTGGCCTGCGGGGACTGCCCCGCCTGCCGCAAGGAGCAGTACTTCGCCTGCCTCAGGGGCGAGGTCTACGGCTTCGGCCTGGCCCTGGGCAACCTCCAGGGGTCCCAGGCGGAGCGGGTGCGGGTCCCCTTCGCCCGCCAAGGCCTCTTCCCTATAGGGGACCTCCCCGCCGAGGAGGCCATCTTGGCCGGGGACATCCTCACCACCGCCTACGGGGGGGTTAGACCCTTCCTCACGCCGGGGATGAGCGTGGCCGTGGTGGGCTCGGGCCCCGTGGGGCTTCTCGCCCAGATGGTGGCCCACGCCCTGGGGGCGGGCCCCGTCTTCGCCATAGACCCGGAGGAGGCCCGCCTGGAAAAGGCCAAGGGCCTGGGAAGCGTGCCCATCAACCCCAAGGCCGAGGACCCCATCGGGCGGATCCGCCAGGCCACCGAGGGCCTGGGGGCGGAGCTGGTGGTGGAGGCGGTGGGCGGGGAGGGGGAGGCCCTGAAGACCGCCTTCAAGCTAGCGGCCCCGGGTGGGGTGGTCTCCAGCCTAGGGGTGCCCACGGCGGAGAAGCTGGACTACCCCTGGTTTCCCGCCTTCAGCCGGGGCATCACCCTGCGAAGCGCCTTGACCAACATCCCCCGCTACATTGGGGAGGTGCTTTCCCTCCAGCGGGTGGGCCGCCTGAGGGGAAGCTTCGTCTTCAGCCACCGCCTGCCCCTGGAGGAGGCGGCGGAAGGGTACCGCCTCTTCCACGAGCGGCGGGCCACCAAGGTGGCCCTGGCGCCCTAA
- a CDS encoding DUF4032 domain-containing protein — protein MDMKAWQVQSEKERLELRARLHELLHRLKGEPNALLPFHQALALRPKGEHHLGLKTIEVDRVVGSVDRYEDFDHTFLPKTPHTLERWKRLRALQLEGVELPPIEVYQVGEAYFVKDGNHRVALAKATGQRYLDAYVIALEVPVPVEPGDTLKDLILKAEYAHFLEKTRLKELVPEAEEIRFTTLGRYDLLLDHIVTRRYFKGLEEGREVSWEEAVVDWYQNLYRPTLEAIRRLGLLRGFPGRAEADLYLWVMDHRHFLAQELGVGLGLEEAARSYEARFGSWWKRLGGGLKGLLGR, from the coding sequence ATGGACATGAAGGCGTGGCAGGTGCAGTCGGAAAAGGAGCGCCTGGAGCTCAGGGCCAGGCTCCACGAGCTTCTGCACCGCCTAAAGGGAGAGCCCAACGCCCTCCTCCCCTTCCACCAGGCCCTGGCCTTGAGGCCCAAGGGGGAGCACCACCTGGGCCTAAAGACCATAGAGGTGGACAGGGTGGTGGGCTCCGTGGACCGCTATGAGGACTTTGACCACACCTTCCTCCCCAAGACCCCCCACACCCTGGAGCGCTGGAAGAGGCTCAGGGCCCTCCAGCTCGAGGGGGTGGAGCTTCCCCCCATTGAGGTCTACCAGGTGGGGGAGGCCTACTTCGTCAAGGACGGGAACCACCGGGTGGCCCTGGCCAAGGCCACGGGGCAGAGGTACCTAGACGCCTACGTCATCGCCCTGGAGGTCCCCGTTCCCGTGGAGCCAGGGGATACCCTCAAGGACCTGATCCTCAAGGCGGAGTACGCCCACTTCCTGGAGAAGACCAGGCTCAAGGAGCTGGTGCCCGAGGCCGAGGAGATCCGCTTCACCACCCTAGGCCGGTACGACCTCCTCCTGGACCACATCGTCACCCGGCGGTACTTCAAGGGGCTGGAGGAGGGGCGGGAGGTCTCCTGGGAGGAGGCCGTGGTGGACTGGTACCAGAACCTCTACCGGCCCACCCTCGAGGCCATCCGCCGCCTGGGGCTTCTCAGGGGCTTCCCCGGGCGCGCGGAGGCCGACCTCTACCTCTGGGTCATGGACCACCGCCACTTCCTGGCCCAGGAGCTGGGGGTGGGCCTGGGCCTCGAGGAGGCGGCGCGGAGCTACGAGGCGCGGTTTGGGTCCTGGTGGAAGCGGCTTGGGGGTGGCCTCAAGGGGCTTCTTGGCCGATAG
- a CDS encoding Eco57I restriction-modification methylase domain-containing protein, translating into MPLPTLLLPDATPKSLGRVETPPEVVRFMVSLAEAPKGGRVLEPACAHGPFLRAFREAHGTGYRFYGVEVDGKALDLPPWAEGVLADFLLWEPEEGFDLILGNPPYGALGAGARISAARRAAYRQRFATWRGRYNLYGAFLEKGVRLLKPGGLLLYVVPAGWVVLSEFALLRAFLAQEGETEVHYLGKVFPGHKVRASVVRFRKGGRGLRLREGFSGEVLWEEPFWGGEMVRFPDPEALRREREGVALGALFHIHFAARSPEVRAHPLTQRAPGPGLVPVLTGRNLKPGEIDYETPHSGLYFPKAAVGHLKPFYALPRLVVAHTRHYRVVAAWDGRAHPWREEFHLLPKEGVRVDIPGLLAYLNGPEAQAHYRGLYREVVPHLTRAMLERFPVPQELVHRPVK; encoded by the coding sequence ATGCCCCTTCCCACCCTCTTGCTTCCCGACGCCACCCCCAAGAGCCTGGGCCGGGTGGAAACCCCCCCTGAGGTGGTGCGCTTCATGGTCTCCTTGGCCGAGGCTCCCAAGGGGGGGAGGGTGCTGGAGCCCGCCTGCGCCCACGGGCCCTTCCTCCGGGCCTTCCGCGAGGCCCACGGGACGGGCTACCGCTTCTACGGGGTGGAGGTGGACGGGAAGGCCCTGGACCTCCCCCCTTGGGCCGAGGGGGTCCTGGCGGACTTCCTCCTCTGGGAGCCAGAGGAAGGGTTTGACCTGATCCTGGGGAACCCCCCTTACGGGGCCCTAGGGGCTGGGGCCAGGATTTCTGCTGCGAGGCGCGCCGCCTACCGCCAGCGCTTCGCCACCTGGCGGGGGCGGTACAACCTCTACGGGGCCTTTTTGGAAAAGGGGGTGCGCCTCCTGAAGCCGGGAGGGCTTCTCCTCTACGTGGTCCCGGCGGGCTGGGTGGTCCTTTCCGAGTTCGCCCTTCTCCGGGCCTTCCTGGCCCAGGAGGGGGAGACCGAAGTCCACTACCTGGGAAAGGTCTTCCCTGGCCACAAGGTGCGGGCCAGCGTGGTCCGCTTCCGCAAGGGGGGGAGGGGGCTTAGACTTCGGGAGGGGTTTTCGGGGGAGGTGCTCTGGGAAGAACCCTTCTGGGGAGGGGAGATGGTGCGCTTCCCCGACCCGGAGGCCCTGAGGCGGGAGCGGGAGGGCGTGGCCCTAGGGGCGCTTTTTCATATCCACTTCGCCGCCCGGAGCCCCGAGGTCAGGGCCCACCCCCTGACCCAAAGGGCCCCGGGCCCAGGCCTTGTGCCCGTTCTCACGGGAAGGAACCTCAAGCCGGGGGAGATCGACTACGAAACCCCCCACTCCGGCCTCTACTTCCCCAAGGCGGCGGTGGGCCATCTCAAGCCCTTCTACGCCCTCCCCCGCCTGGTGGTGGCCCACACCCGCCACTACCGGGTGGTGGCCGCCTGGGACGGGCGGGCCCACCCCTGGCGGGAGGAGTTCCACCTCCTGCCCAAGGAGGGGGTGAGGGTGGACATTCCGGGGCTGCTCGCCTACCTGAACGGCCCGGAGGCCCAGGCCCATTACCGGGGGCTCTACCGGGAGGTGGTCCCCCACCTCACCCGGGCCATGCTGGAGAGGTTCCCGGTGCCCCAGGAGCTCGTTCACCGGCCCGTGAAGTAG
- a CDS encoding glycine C-acetyltransferase, whose protein sequence is MNLKARIAEEIARLKAEGLYIQPKVLEAPQEPLTRVEGREVVNLASNNYLGFANHPYLKEKAHQYLERWGAGSGAVRTIAGTFPYHLELEEALARFKGTETALVFPSGFTANQGVLGALLKEGDLVLSDELNHASIIDGLRLTKATRLVYRHADVGHLEELLKAHDTEGLKLIVTDGVFSMDGDIAPLDRIVPLAKRYGAVVYVDDAHGSGVLGERGEGTVHHFGFQKDPDVIQVATLSKAWAGIGGYAAGAMELKELLLNKARPLLFSTTHPPAVVGALLGALELIGKEPERIGRLWENTRYFKKELARLGYDTLGSETPITPVLFGEAPLAFEASRLLLEEGVFAVGIGFPTVPRGKARIRNIVTAAHTKAMLDRALEAYQKVGRRLGIIR, encoded by the coding sequence GTGAACCTGAAGGCGCGGATCGCGGAGGAGATCGCCAGGCTCAAGGCCGAGGGGCTCTACATCCAACCCAAGGTCCTCGAGGCCCCCCAGGAGCCCCTCACCCGGGTGGAGGGGCGAGAGGTGGTCAACCTGGCCTCCAACAACTACCTGGGCTTCGCCAACCACCCCTACCTCAAGGAAAAGGCCCACCAGTACCTGGAAAGGTGGGGGGCGGGAAGCGGGGCGGTGCGCACCATCGCCGGCACCTTCCCCTACCACCTGGAGCTGGAGGAGGCCCTCGCCCGCTTCAAGGGCACGGAGACCGCCCTCGTCTTCCCTTCGGGCTTCACCGCCAACCAGGGGGTCCTGGGGGCCCTCCTCAAGGAGGGGGACCTAGTCCTCTCCGACGAGCTGAACCACGCCAGCATCATCGACGGCCTCCGCCTCACCAAGGCCACCCGGCTCGTGTACCGCCACGCCGACGTGGGCCACCTGGAGGAGCTCCTGAAGGCCCACGACACGGAAGGCCTCAAGCTCATCGTCACCGATGGGGTCTTCTCCATGGACGGGGACATCGCCCCCTTGGACCGGATCGTCCCCCTGGCCAAGAGGTACGGAGCGGTGGTCTACGTGGACGACGCCCACGGGAGCGGGGTCCTGGGGGAGAGGGGGGAGGGCACGGTGCACCACTTTGGCTTCCAAAAGGACCCGGACGTGATCCAGGTGGCCACCCTCTCCAAGGCCTGGGCGGGGATCGGGGGGTATGCGGCGGGGGCCATGGAGCTCAAGGAGCTCCTCCTCAACAAGGCCAGGCCCCTCCTCTTCTCCACCACCCACCCCCCGGCGGTGGTGGGGGCCCTCCTTGGAGCCCTGGAGCTCATAGGGAAGGAGCCGGAGAGGATCGGAAGGCTTTGGGAGAACACCCGCTACTTCAAGAAGGAGCTCGCCCGCCTGGGCTACGACACCCTGGGGAGCGAGACCCCCATCACCCCGGTGCTCTTCGGGGAGGCGCCTTTGGCCTTTGAGGCGAGCCGCCTCCTCCTAGAAGAAGGGGTCTTCGCCGTGGGCATCGGCTTCCCCACCGTGCCCCGGGGGAAGGCCCGGATCCGCAACATCGTCACCGCCGCCCACACGAAGGCGATGCTGGACAGGGCCCTCGAGGCCTACCAAAAGGTGGGGCGGAGGCTCGGTATAATCCGCTGA